A window from Actinomycetota bacterium encodes these proteins:
- the recR gene encoding recombination mediator RecR: protein MSAFSPLVQRLIDELNRLPGIGPKSAQRLALHVLRAPSDDIERLSAAMREVKARVSFCRTCFNLSEGATCPICSNPGRDASTVCVVEDVKDLAALERTGEFKGRYHVLGGCISPLDGVGPEDLKVRELLERIAGEGVTEVILATSPTVEGEATAMYLSGLTKPLGIRVTRIASGLPVGGDLDYADEVTLGRALEGRREVS, encoded by the coding sequence ATGAGCGCCTTCTCGCCGCTCGTCCAGCGGCTCATCGACGAGCTGAACAGGCTGCCCGGCATCGGCCCCAAGAGCGCGCAGCGCCTCGCGCTGCATGTCCTGCGCGCGCCCTCCGACGACATCGAGCGGCTGTCCGCCGCCATGCGGGAGGTCAAGGCGAGGGTGTCGTTCTGCCGGACGTGCTTCAACCTGTCGGAGGGCGCCACCTGCCCGATCTGCTCCAACCCGGGACGGGACGCGTCCACGGTCTGCGTGGTCGAGGACGTGAAGGACCTGGCCGCCCTCGAGAGGACAGGCGAGTTCAAGGGCCGCTACCACGTCCTCGGCGGCTGCATCTCGCCGCTCGACGGCGTCGGACCGGAGGACCTGAAGGTGCGCGAGCTCCTCGAACGGATAGCCGGGGAGGGGGTGACGGAGGTGATCCTCGCCACGTCTCCCACCGTGGAGGGCGAGGCGACGGCGATGTACCTGTCCGGCCTCACGAAGCCACTGGGGATCCGCGTGACCCGCATCGCGTCCGGCCTGCCCGTCGGAGGCGACCTCGACTACGCCGACGAGGTGACGCTGGGCCGGGCCCTCGAGGGGCGCCGGGAGGTCTCTTGA
- a CDS encoding aspartate kinase — MSVVVQKYGGSSVADAERIHNVARRVVETKRSGSDVVVVVSAMGDTTDELIDLAYSIHADPPPREYDMLVSAGERIAMALVAMAIDRLGEQAESFTGSQAGIITDALHGKARIADVRPQRIMECVERGRIPIIAGFQGVSTDTLDITTLGRGGSDATAVAIAAALGAESCEFCKDVEGVFTADPRIVPDARKLHAVSYEEMLEMAATGSKVLMARSVEIARNHGVLLHVRSSFIAAPGTYIREEDPTMMEKAIISGVTHDISEAKITLLAVPDQPGVAAKVFKPLADAEVNVDMIVQNVSHEGRTDISFTVPRSDLAAAEVAMDKVVADVGAAGFSRDTEIGRISLVGAGMRSHPGVSADMFDALADAGVNIEMISTSAIRISCVIRAEQVETAVRAVHDRFRLSEEVVYRAEHPEREADPS; from the coding sequence TTGAGCGTCGTCGTCCAGAAGTACGGCGGATCCTCGGTGGCCGATGCCGAGCGGATCCACAACGTCGCACGTCGCGTCGTCGAGACGAAACGCTCGGGCAGCGACGTCGTCGTCGTCGTGTCCGCGATGGGAGACACCACCGACGAGCTGATCGACCTCGCTTACTCGATCCATGCGGACCCGCCCCCCCGCGAGTACGACATGCTCGTGAGCGCGGGTGAGCGGATAGCGATGGCCCTCGTGGCGATGGCCATCGACCGGCTCGGAGAGCAGGCGGAGTCGTTCACGGGCTCCCAAGCCGGGATCATCACCGACGCCCTCCACGGCAAGGCGCGCATCGCCGATGTGAGGCCCCAGCGGATCATGGAATGCGTGGAGCGTGGCCGGATCCCGATCATCGCCGGGTTCCAGGGGGTCTCGACCGACACGCTGGACATCACCACGTTGGGCCGGGGAGGGTCGGACGCGACGGCGGTGGCGATCGCCGCCGCCCTCGGTGCGGAGTCCTGTGAGTTCTGCAAGGACGTCGAGGGGGTGTTCACGGCCGATCCGCGCATCGTGCCCGACGCCCGCAAGCTCCACGCCGTCTCCTACGAGGAGATGCTCGAGATGGCGGCGACCGGATCGAAGGTCCTGATGGCCAGGTCGGTCGAGATCGCCCGCAACCACGGCGTACTGCTCCACGTGCGCTCGTCGTTCATCGCCGCGCCCGGCACCTACATAAGGGAGGAGGACCCGACGATGATGGAGAAGGCGATCATCTCCGGCGTCACGCACGACATCTCCGAGGCGAAGATCACGCTCCTGGCCGTGCCCGACCAGCCCGGAGTCGCGGCGAAGGTGTTCAAGCCGCTGGCCGACGCGGAGGTGAACGTGGACATGATCGTCCAGAACGTCTCCCACGAGGGGCGGACGGACATCTCCTTCACCGTGCCCAGGTCCGACCTCGCCGCGGCCGAGGTCGCGATGGACAAGGTCGTGGCCGATGTCGGCGCGGCGGGGTTCAGCCGGGACACCGAGATCGGCCGCATCAGCCTCGTGGGAGCCGGGATGCGCTCCCACCCGGGGGTGTCCGCGGACATGTTCGACGCCCTGGCCGACGCGGGCGTCAACATCGAGATGATCTCCACATCGGCCATCCGGATCTCGTGCGTCATACGGGCGGAGCAGGTCGAGACCGCGGTCCGGGCCGTGCACGACCGGTTCCGGCTGTCCGAGGAGGTCGTGTACCGGGCCGAGCATCCCGAGCGCGAAGCGGACCCGTCCTGA
- a CDS encoding aspartate-semialdehyde dehydrogenase, whose product MSIRLGLVGATGVVGDVVLRLLEERRFPVGDLRLFASRRSAGQRIAWSGRQLEVEALEDADLGGLDVVISSIDSSVAREWVPRIVEAGAVVIDNSSAFRQDPDVPLVIPEINGRALRSHRGIVANPNCTTATALMALAPLHREAGLRAVISSSYQSVSGTGKEAVAELLDQARKAVDQVEALYGHEPLDVPPPQVYRHPLAFNLFPQCETFPPGADASTEEEKMALETRKILEAPDVEVHATAVRVPVLVGHSVSLAVSLGREVTPDRARSLIDAFPGARVLDDPQEAVYPTPLGSAGLDDVLVGRIRTNPILRNGLSLFVSGDNLRKGAALNAVQIAELLVG is encoded by the coding sequence ATGAGCATCCGTCTGGGCCTCGTCGGAGCCACGGGAGTCGTGGGCGACGTCGTGCTCCGCCTGCTCGAGGAGCGCCGCTTCCCCGTCGGAGACCTGCGGCTGTTCGCCTCCCGCCGTTCGGCCGGACAGCGGATCGCGTGGTCCGGTCGGCAGCTCGAGGTCGAGGCGCTCGAGGATGCCGACCTGGGCGGGCTCGACGTGGTGATCTCGTCGATCGACTCCTCCGTAGCCCGGGAGTGGGTGCCGCGGATCGTCGAGGCGGGAGCGGTCGTCATCGACAACTCGTCCGCGTTCCGTCAGGACCCGGACGTCCCACTCGTGATACCCGAGATCAACGGGCGCGCGCTGCGATCGCACCGAGGGATCGTCGCCAACCCCAACTGCACCACCGCGACCGCCCTCATGGCCCTCGCGCCGCTCCATCGTGAAGCCGGCCTGCGCGCCGTCATCAGCTCCTCCTACCAGTCGGTCTCCGGGACGGGGAAGGAGGCCGTGGCCGAGCTCCTCGACCAGGCACGGAAGGCGGTCGACCAGGTCGAGGCGCTCTACGGACACGAGCCGTTGGACGTGCCGCCTCCGCAGGTCTACCGCCACCCACTCGCGTTCAACCTCTTCCCCCAGTGCGAGACGTTCCCCCCCGGGGCGGACGCCTCCACGGAGGAGGAGAAGATGGCTCTCGAGACGAGGAAGATCCTCGAGGCGCCCGACGTGGAGGTGCACGCGACGGCGGTACGGGTGCCGGTGCTGGTGGGTCACTCGGTCTCCCTCGCCGTGTCGCTCGGACGGGAGGTGACGCCCGACCGGGCCCGGTCGCTCATCGATGCCTTCCCGGGCGCCCGCGTCCTCGATGACCCGCAGGAGGCCGTGTACCCCACTCCGCTGGGGTCGGCCGGGCTCGACGACGTGCTCGTGGGACGGATCCGGACGAACCCGATACTGCGCAACGGGCTCTCGCTGTTCGTCTCGGGTGACAACCTGCGCAAGGGAGCGGCGCTGAACGCGGTGCAGATCGCCGAGCTGCTCGTCGGCTAG
- a CDS encoding GNAT family N-acetyltransferase: MRGPIAFGRPDGTAETEQLGAILDIVYLRSPEEGRRWLDRTDPDHLRVLRTGGTVVGGMRVWPLGQWYGGRPVPMWGVASVAVDPAHRASGFATGMMRSSLEEMHSAGAALSALYPATQPVYRRTGWELAGTWTRFRLPAAAIDVRDRELDIRRVDAGDGVFKQLYDRRAAASNGHLARTEAYWRFVQSPRSEETVHRYVVERDGRPEGYVVFTQDREGAWRYNLNCRDVVATSPAAARRLWTFFADHRSFSEDVTWSGSGSDPMLFVLREQEWKAPRSWTWMLRIVDVKAALSERGYPAGMEAEVHLDVRDDVCGWNEGRWVLSVAGGRGQVRKGGRGRLRIDVRGLASLYSGFSTGSELVATGYAEGREGDLAAATAAFSGPAPVLPDFF; this comes from the coding sequence ATGAGAGGACCCATCGCCTTCGGGCGCCCCGACGGGACAGCCGAGACGGAACAGCTGGGCGCCATCCTCGACATCGTCTACCTGCGCTCCCCCGAGGAGGGTCGACGGTGGTTGGACCGGACCGACCCCGACCACCTGCGGGTGCTGCGGACCGGCGGCACGGTGGTGGGCGGGATGCGCGTATGGCCGCTGGGCCAGTGGTACGGGGGCCGGCCCGTCCCGATGTGGGGAGTGGCCTCCGTAGCGGTGGACCCGGCGCACCGAGCGAGTGGCTTCGCCACGGGGATGATGAGGTCCTCGCTGGAGGAGATGCACTCGGCCGGGGCCGCGCTGTCCGCGCTGTACCCGGCGACCCAACCCGTGTACCGCAGGACGGGCTGGGAGCTGGCCGGCACGTGGACGCGCTTCCGGCTCCCGGCGGCCGCGATCGACGTGCGCGACCGCGAGCTGGACATCCGCCGCGTCGATGCGGGCGACGGGGTCTTCAAGCAGCTGTACGACCGACGGGCGGCCGCTTCCAACGGGCACCTCGCCCGCACCGAGGCGTACTGGCGATTCGTGCAGTCACCTCGCTCGGAGGAGACGGTCCATCGATACGTCGTCGAGCGTGACGGACGCCCCGAGGGTTACGTCGTCTTCACCCAGGACCGCGAAGGCGCGTGGAGGTACAACCTCAACTGCCGGGACGTCGTGGCCACGTCGCCCGCCGCGGCCCGGAGGCTGTGGACCTTCTTCGCCGACCATCGGTCCTTCTCCGAGGACGTCACCTGGTCGGGGTCGGGATCGGACCCGATGCTGTTCGTCCTGCGCGAGCAGGAGTGGAAGGCGCCCCGTTCGTGGACGTGGATGCTGAGGATCGTCGACGTGAAGGCCGCGCTCAGCGAGCGGGGGTACCCGGCGGGGATGGAGGCCGAGGTCCATCTGGACGTGCGCGACGACGTGTGCGGGTGGAACGAGGGTCGGTGGGTGCTGTCCGTCGCCGGAGGACGGGGACAGGTCCGGAAGGGGGGGCGTGGGCGTCTGCGCATCGACGTCCGCGGACTCGCCTCCCTGTACTCGGGGTTCAGCACCGGCTCGGAGCTGGTGGCGACGGGCTACGCGGAGGGACGGGAAGGCGATCTCGCGGCCGCCACCGCCGCTTTCTCGGGCCCGGCCCCCGTGCTGCCGGACTTCTTCTAG
- a CDS encoding MazG nucleotide pyrophosphohydrolase domain-containing protein: MQIAQFQQQIEEIYLDRDRERGSARTFAWLVEEVGELSRALRGEDRANLEEEFADVFAWLASLASIVGVDLSQAAVTRYGAGCPKCHTTPCSCPPA, translated from the coding sequence TTGCAGATCGCTCAGTTCCAGCAGCAGATCGAGGAGATCTACCTCGACCGCGACCGGGAGCGCGGGTCCGCCCGGACGTTCGCCTGGCTCGTCGAGGAGGTCGGCGAGCTCTCTCGAGCCCTGCGCGGGGAGGACCGCGCGAACCTCGAGGAAGAGTTCGCCGATGTCTTCGCGTGGCTCGCTTCGCTCGCGAGCATCGTGGGGGTGGACCTCTCCCAGGCCGCGGTCACCCGTTACGGAGCCGGCTGCCCGAAATGCCACACGACCCCCTGTTCCTGCCCGCCGGCATGA
- a CDS encoding RidA family protein → MGPEERLKELGIELGEPAKPVAAYVPTVRSGNLVFVSGQVPLEGGKPVHVGLLGEGVTLEEGQEAARRACVQVLAALKAELGDLSAVKRIVRVGVFVASTPTFTDHPKVANGASELLQEVFGEAGRHARAAVGVSSLPLGVCVEVDLVAEV, encoded by the coding sequence ATGGGTCCGGAGGAACGACTGAAGGAGCTTGGGATCGAGCTGGGGGAACCGGCCAAGCCGGTCGCCGCCTACGTGCCGACCGTCCGGTCGGGCAACCTCGTGTTCGTCTCGGGACAGGTGCCCCTCGAAGGGGGGAAGCCGGTGCACGTCGGGCTGCTGGGCGAGGGCGTGACCCTCGAGGAGGGGCAGGAGGCGGCCCGGCGCGCCTGCGTCCAGGTCCTGGCCGCGCTGAAGGCCGAGCTCGGCGACCTATCCGCGGTGAAGCGCATCGTCCGCGTGGGCGTCTTCGTGGCCAGCACGCCCACGTTCACCGACCACCCCAAGGTGGCCAACGGCGCATCGGAGCTGCTGCAGGAGGTCTTCGGGGAGGCGGGACGTCACGCGCGGGCCGCGGTCGGCGTCTCCTCCCTCCCGCTGGGGGTCTGCGTGGAGGTCGACCTCGTGGCCGAGGTCTAG
- a CDS encoding glycosyltransferase family 4 protein — MKHLFVTNDFPPKVGGIESYVAGLASGFEPEDVVVVAPARAGHEQVDVHLPYPVVRLGGSYLRARRSVASRVSEIARSHRVDVVHFTHTLPLGRLGRRVRKATGLPFTVFVHGSEVFVPSRAPLLRRVVGRTLNAADAVVCVSEYTASRVRELTGGRTEMGIVPPSVDVDRFSLAVSGAKVRESLRLGGRFVVLFVSRLVKRKGADTLLQALKLVPDVTGVFVGSGPEEQALRRLAGELELGSRAVFAGRVPDAALPQHYAAADIFCMPCSDRYGDLDTEGFGIVYLEAAASGLAAIAGRCGGSAEAVLDGVTGIVLDGPDPAILAKAITRLRDDEATRVRMGAAGRDRVCEGFTPIAQAARLEDLVARLSRPATSAS, encoded by the coding sequence GTGAAGCACCTCTTCGTCACGAACGACTTCCCGCCCAAGGTCGGCGGGATCGAGTCCTACGTGGCCGGTCTCGCCTCGGGGTTCGAACCCGAGGACGTGGTCGTCGTCGCGCCCGCGCGAGCGGGGCACGAACAGGTCGACGTCCACCTCCCGTACCCGGTCGTCAGGCTCGGCGGTTCCTATCTGCGCGCGAGGAGGTCCGTAGCCTCACGCGTCTCGGAGATCGCCCGTTCGCACCGGGTCGACGTCGTGCACTTCACCCATACGCTCCCCCTGGGGCGGCTCGGACGGCGGGTCCGCAAGGCGACCGGGCTCCCGTTCACCGTGTTCGTCCACGGATCGGAGGTGTTCGTGCCCTCGCGGGCGCCGCTCCTGCGCCGGGTCGTCGGGCGGACGCTGAACGCGGCGGACGCGGTCGTCTGCGTGAGCGAGTACACCGCATCCCGGGTGAGGGAGCTCACCGGCGGCAGGACGGAGATGGGTATCGTCCCCCCGTCGGTCGACGTCGACCGCTTCTCGCTGGCCGTGAGCGGAGCCAAGGTGCGGGAGTCGCTGCGGCTCGGCGGGAGGTTCGTGGTCCTGTTCGTCTCCCGGCTCGTGAAGCGCAAGGGCGCGGACACGCTCCTGCAGGCGTTGAAGCTCGTCCCGGACGTCACCGGGGTCTTCGTGGGGTCCGGACCCGAGGAGCAGGCACTTCGACGCCTCGCCGGAGAGCTGGAGCTCGGGAGCCGGGCCGTGTTCGCGGGACGCGTGCCCGATGCGGCGCTGCCGCAGCACTACGCGGCGGCGGACATCTTCTGCATGCCGTGCTCGGACCGGTACGGCGACCTCGACACGGAGGGGTTCGGGATCGTCTACCTCGAGGCGGCCGCGAGCGGGCTCGCGGCGATCGCGGGCCGGTGCGGGGGATCGGCCGAGGCGGTCTTGGACGGAGTGACCGGCATCGTGCTGGACGGTCCGGACCCGGCCATCCTCGCCAAGGCCATCACCCGACTCCGAGACGACGAGGCGACCCGGGTCCGGATGGGAGCCGCCGGACGCGACCGCGTATGCGAGGGCTTCACTCCGATCGCGCAGGCCGCCCGTCTCGAGGACCTGGTCGCTCGGCTCAGTCGACCAGCGACGTCAGCGTCCTGA